The window CACCAGCACGTCCGACACCGTTGTGCTGGTCTCCTCGGGTCGTGTGCCTTGCACGGATCACGCAGCCTTCGAGATTTCGCTCAAGCGCGTATGCCAGGATCTCGCCGAGGATGTGGTTCGCAATGGCGAGGGTGTGCGTCACGTCATCCGGGTCGAAGTCCGCGGCGCTCCAACCCGCCAGCTTGCCCTTCAATTGGGCAAGGCCGTCGTCAACGCTCCACTCTTCAAGTGCGCCATTGCGGGCAACGACCCCAACGTGGGGCGCCTCATTCAGGCGATCGGCAAGTCGGTCGGCAGCCAGGGGCCACCCGTCGATCTGTCCCGCCTTTCGGCGTCCATCGGGGGGATCGAGATATTCGCCCGCGGCGCATTCCAACTGAATCCGGTCAAGGAAACAGCCTTGGTCGCCCATTTGCGCCAGGCCGAACTGTACGCGAGCGCACCCGGCAAGGAAGGCGTCTTCACGCCACCGATCGACTACCCCACCCACGAGCGTGCGGTTGAAATCTCGGTGGATCTCGGCCTAGGCGGCGCAGCGGCTACCGTCTATGGCGGCGACCTCACCCACGAGTACGTCAGCGAGAACGCCGATTACCGCAGCTGACCCACCCGGCCGTGCCCCCTGCCTGCGGCTCCGGGTTATTGGAAACTCAGATCAATCCGGCCGTCTCAGGAAATCCGAGCCAGAGGTTCATGATCTGAACCGCCTGACCGCTGGCCCCCTTGAAGAGATTGTCTTCGGCAGCTGTGAGAATCATGTTGCCCGTCCGGGGATCGTGCACGGCGGACATGTCGACCCGATTCGTGCCGACAACATGCGCCGTGTCAGGCGTCTCGCCCGATGGCAACACATGGATGAAGGGTGCCGCACCATAGGCCTTTTTCCAGGATGCGTAAACTGACTCTACCGTCGCGCCGTGCGCCGCCGGAACCGTGATGGTTGTCGCGATACCCCGCCGCATGGGAACGAGATGCGGGTTGAACTGGATGACCGCTGGTCCGCCGGTGTGAAGCGCAAGCTGCTCCTCGATCTCCGCAAGATGCCGGTGCTTGACCAGTCCGTAGGCTTTCACACTCTCGGCGCGCTCGACGTAGAGGTAGGCCTCCTCAACCTTCCGTCCGGCACCGCTCACGCCACTCATCGCATTGACGACGATGTGTTCGCGCGCGACAAGTCCGTCGCGAAGCAGTGGTGTCAGTGGAACCAACACACTCGTGGGATAACACCCCGGTGATGCCGCCAGCTTGATTTCCTGTTTCCATGCCGGTGCGGTCAGCTCCGGCAGGACAAACCGCGCCTGGGGCAGCAGTTCCGGTGCATGGTGCCTGCCGTAGTAGCGCTCATAAGTCGCCAGGTGCGCGATCCGGAAATCGGCGCTCAGATCGATGACCTTCTTGCCCGCGGGCACCAGCACCTTCGCAAAATCCGCGGCCGCGCCGTGGGGAAGCGCGAGAAAAAGCAGATCCAGCGCGCCCGCCGCCAGGGCTTCGGCGTTGGAGTCGGTGAAATGCAGGTCGCGGTCGACGCCCCGCAGCGACGGAATCACCTGCCTCAGCGGTCTGCCTGCGTGCGTGCGCGACGTGACCGTCGTGAGGCGGACATGGGGATGCCCGAGCAGAAGCCTGACCAGGAGTTCACCGGAATAACCGGACGCACCGACAACACCGACATTCATGACAAAGAGAAATCAGGATGAATTTCAAAAACGCAAGAGAACCGCCGCGGGAGGCGGACACAAAAAAAGCCGCCCCGTTGAAGCAGGCGGCCAGTTTTGAAAACCGAGGAGCTCGAATCAGCGCTTCGAGAACTGGAAG of the Opitutaceae bacterium genome contains:
- a CDS encoding N-acetyl-gamma-glutamyl-phosphate reductase, translating into MNVGVVGASGYSGELLVRLLLGHPHVRLTTVTSRTHAGRPLRQVIPSLRGVDRDLHFTDSNAEALAAGALDLLFLALPHGAAADFAKVLVPAGKKVIDLSADFRIAHLATYERYYGRHHAPELLPQARFVLPELTAPAWKQEIKLAASPGCYPTSVLVPLTPLLRDGLVAREHIVVNAMSGVSGAGRKVEEAYLYVERAESVKAYGLVKHRHLAEIEEQLALHTGGPAVIQFNPHLVPMRRGIATTITVPAAHGATVESVYASWKKAYGAAPFIHVLPSGETPDTAHVVGTNRVDMSAVHDPRTGNMILTAAEDNLFKGASGQAVQIMNLWLGFPETAGLI